The genomic region TCACCGGGTCAGCATAGGTCGGTCGGCTGGACGGGCCGGTCGCCTGTGCAGCCGCCGCCGCCCAGCCGGGATGCGGCCGGCGCCCGCGTCCCGCCAGCGCGACGCCCGGCGTCCTCCCCGGTTGCGGAGCTACCATCGGGAGATGCCCCGCCTGCTGATCGGTCTCGCCGTCGTGATCGTGTTCTTCACGGTCTTCGTCATCGTGGACACCTCCCTGACGCCGCGGACCCGCATGCGCGGCCTCCCGAAGCCCGCGTGGATCGCGGTGGTCGTCCTCGTCCCCGTCATCGGCGGCATCCTGTGGCTCGCCATCGGCAAGGACCGCACCGACCTCGCGCGCGCATCCGGCCGCCGCCTCGGCCCGGACGACGACCCCGACTTCCTCTCCGGCCTCGGCCGCACCCGGTCCGAGGAGGAGCGCATCCGCCGCCTCGAGCAGGAGCTCGCCGACCTCGACAGCGACGGCACGGGTCCGGACGGCGACGGACCGGCGACCCCGGGCGGCACGGGCACCGCCCCGCGGCCGAGCCCCGACGCCGACGACGACCGCGGCACCCCCGGTCGCCGGGACGCCTGACCCGGTGACCGCCGCCGACTCCCTCACCACGCCGTCCGCCGCCGCTCCCCGCACCGGCAACCCGTCCACCGACCGCGCCATCGCGATGCTGCTCGCGCTCGTCGCCGAGGGCGTCACCGACGTCGTCCTCTGCCCCGGATCCCGCTCCCAGGCCCTCGCGCTCGTCGCCGCCGAGCTGGAGCGCGTCGAGGGCGTGCGCCTGCATGTCCGCATCGACGAGCGCGCCGCCGGGTTCCTCGCGCTCGGCCTCGGCGTGGAGTCCGGCCGCCCCGCGCCCGTCATCACGACCTCCGGCACGGCCGTCGCGAACCTCCACCCCGCCGTGCTCGAGGGCTGGCACTCGGGCGTCCCGATGCTGCTCCTCACGGGCGACCGCCCGGCGGAACTCCGCGGCATCGCGAGCAACCAGACCACGCACCAGCTCGGGATGTTCGGCGACCGGGTCGCGTGCATCGACGTGGCCGCGCCCGAGGAGACGGACGACGACCGGGCGCGCGATGCGGTGATCGCCCGCGACGCGTACCGCCGCGCCCGCGACGAGCGGACGCCCGTGCACGTGAACGTGGCGTTCCGGGATCCGCTGTCCGTCGCGGTGCCGGACCTGACGGAGGCCGTCGCGGAGGCGCGCGCCGCCGCCGACGAGGCCGCCGCATCCGCCGCACCCGCACCCGCGCCCGCCGCCGACGTCCTCGACCTCCCGCACGGCCCGCGCACCCTCGTCGTCGCCGGGCACGCCGCGGGCGAGGCCGCCGAGGAGCTCGCGCGCGCCGGGGGCTGGCCGCTCGCGGCCGAGATCTCCAGCGGATCCCACTTCGGCCCGCACCTCGTCGTCTCCTTCCGCGAGCTGCTCGCCCGCCCCGGCTTCGGCGACCGCGTCGAGCGCGTCATCGTGTTCGGCCACCCCACGCTCACCCGCGAGGTCCCGCTGCTCATCGGGCGCGAGGACGTCGAGGCGATCGTCGTCGGATCCACCGGCGGCGAGGACTACGACCCGCGCCACCGCGTCACCGCCCACCCGGCCGCCGTGCGCGTCGTGGGCGAGCCCGCGGATCCCGCCGACGCCCGCCGCTGGCTCGGCACGTGGGTGCAGGCGAGCCGCGCGATCCTCGACGAGGCGACCGCCGCGGAGTCCGCGCCGCTCCTCCCCTCCGGCACCACGCCCGCCGAGCGCCGCGACTTCGCGCGGGCCGAGCTCGCCGCCGTGCGCGCCGACGTCACGCGCCGTCACCTCGTGCGCGCGCTCTGGCAGGCGACCTGGCCGCACGACCGGCTCGTGCTCGGGGCGTCGCGCCTCATCCGCGAGGCCGACCGGGCGCTCCCCGGCAAGCGCGTGCGCGTGCACGCCAACCGCGGGCTCGCCGGCATCGACGGCACGGTCTCCACCGGCCTCGGCATCGCGCTGGCGTCGCAGGCCGGGTCCGGGAGCGCGGCCGCGGGGATCACGCGCGTGCTCGTCGGCGACCTCACGCTCCTGCACGACGTCGGCTCGCTGCTCATCGGCACGGGCGAGCGCGTCCCGCGGATCCAGGTCATCGTCGGCAACGACGGCGGCGGCACCATCTTCGACGGCCTCGAGGTCGCGGACACGGCCGCGCCCGCCGCCATCGACCGCGTCATGTTCACGCCCCAGCGGGTGGATCTCGCCAGCCTCGCGAAGGCCTACGGCTGGACGCACCTGCGCGCGTCCACGCACGGCGAGCTGGAGGCGGCGCTCACGACCGCGTCCGAGGCGCCGCTGCTCATCGAGGTGCCGCTGGCCCGGTAGCGCCTGCCCGCGGGGCGCGCCCCTCCGCGCGTCGTCCGATACCGTCGGGGCGCGGGCCCGGACCCCCGCGATCGGGGGACGGATGCTGGGGGTCGCGCTCGCGCTCGGATCCGCCGTCGCGCACACCGGCTGGAACGCGCTGAGCAAGGCCGGAGCGGCCGGCGGCACAGCCTTCGTCTGGCTCTGCACCGCGGTCGGCGCGCTGGTCGCCCTCCCCGTGGCGGTCGTCGTCGTGCTCGCCCAGGGGTCCGTCCCGTCGTGGTCCTGGTGCTGCAGGCGGGCTACCGGCGCGGGGAGGTGAACGTCGTGTACCCCGTGTCGCGCGGTCGCGCGGTCTCGCGCCCGTGCTCGTGGCGGTGCTCGGGGTGGCCCTGTTCCGCCAGCCCCTCGGGATCCCGTCGGGCGTCGGCTGGGGCGCGCTCACGGCCGTCGTCATCGCGGCGATGGTGGGGGTGCTCATCCCGCTCTCCTACGTGCTCAGCCTGGTGGCGCTCGAGCACGCGCCCGTGGCCGAGGTGGCGGCGCTGCGGAGCACGAGCATCGTCATGTCGGGGATCGTCGCCTGGCTCGCGCTCGGCGAACGGCTCAGCCCGCGCCGGGTCGCCTCGACCGCGCTCGCGACCGGGGCGGTGCTGCTGATCGCGGTGTCGTCGACGTGAGGCGCGTCCGTCCGGGCGCTCCCGCTCACGCCGCCGGGATCGCGCCGCGCCACGAGCGCAGCGCCCGCCGCTCGTCGTCGGTGAAGCCGACCGCCGCGAGGAGCCCGTCGAGGTCGATCCCCGCC from Clavibacter michiganensis subsp. insidiosus harbors:
- a CDS encoding EamA family transporter, which encodes MALFRQPLGIPSGVGWGALTAVVIAAMVGVLIPLSYVLSLVALEHAPVAEVAALRSTSIVMSGIVAWLALGERLSPRRVASTALATGAVLLIAVSST
- the menD gene encoding 2-succinyl-5-enolpyruvyl-6-hydroxy-3-cyclohexene-1-carboxylic-acid synthase yields the protein MTAADSLTTPSAAAPRTGNPSTDRAIAMLLALVAEGVTDVVLCPGSRSQALALVAAELERVEGVRLHVRIDERAAGFLALGLGVESGRPAPVITTSGTAVANLHPAVLEGWHSGVPMLLLTGDRPAELRGIASNQTTHQLGMFGDRVACIDVAAPEETDDDRARDAVIARDAYRRARDERTPVHVNVAFRDPLSVAVPDLTEAVAEARAAADEAAASAAPAPAPAADVLDLPHGPRTLVVAGHAAGEAAEELARAGGWPLAAEISSGSHFGPHLVVSFRELLARPGFGDRVERVIVFGHPTLTREVPLLIGREDVEAIVVGSTGGEDYDPRHRVTAHPAAVRVVGEPADPADARRWLGTWVQASRAILDEATAAESAPLLPSGTTPAERRDFARAELAAVRADVTRRHLVRALWQATWPHDRLVLGASRLIREADRALPGKRVRVHANRGLAGIDGTVSTGLGIALASQAGSGSAAAGITRVLVGDLTLLHDVGSLLIGTGERVPRIQVIVGNDGGGTIFDGLEVADTAAPAAIDRVMFTPQRVDLASLAKAYGWTHLRASTHGELEAALTTASEAPLLIEVPLAR
- a CDS encoding PLD nuclease N-terminal domain-containing protein, yielding MPRLLIGLAVVIVFFTVFVIVDTSLTPRTRMRGLPKPAWIAVVVLVPVIGGILWLAIGKDRTDLARASGRRLGPDDDPDFLSGLGRTRSEEERIRRLEQELADLDSDGTGPDGDGPATPGGTGTAPRPSPDADDDRGTPGRRDA